In one window of Meiothermus sp. DNA:
- a CDS encoding PLP-dependent aspartate aminotransferase family protein — translation MNPPFRLKPASWLVAAGRPSEPGQPLNTPLVPASNFLLGTERAYARDGGTPTWEALETLVGGLEAGRAVAFASGMAAVAAVFEQLPAGAGVVLPDDCYQGVVGLALAGAEKQRWRVQRLALEDTQGWVQACAVADLIWLESPSNPLLTVVDLATIAQAPRKPGAILAVDNTFATPLNQQPLELGATVSIQSVTKFIGGHSDLLGGVATTRDEALWQALRRSRMLSGATPGTLEAFLAVRGARTLELRLQRAQQTAQVLAERLEQHPRVARVRYPGLPSHPTHATARRVLKGFGTILSFELHGGAAQADAVCQRVQLIRHATSLGAVESTMERRAAIPGQEHLPPSLLRLSVGIEDAEDLWADLDAALRTAW, via the coding sequence ATGAATCCCCCCTTCCGACTCAAGCCGGCCTCCTGGCTAGTGGCCGCAGGCCGCCCGTCCGAGCCCGGCCAACCCCTCAATACCCCCCTGGTGCCGGCTTCTAACTTCCTTCTGGGAACCGAGCGGGCCTACGCCCGCGACGGCGGAACCCCCACCTGGGAGGCCCTCGAGACCCTGGTGGGGGGCCTGGAGGCCGGGCGGGCCGTGGCCTTTGCTTCCGGGATGGCCGCCGTGGCAGCGGTCTTCGAGCAGTTGCCGGCAGGGGCAGGGGTGGTGCTGCCAGACGACTGCTACCAGGGGGTGGTGGGGCTGGCTCTGGCGGGCGCTGAAAAGCAGCGCTGGCGCGTGCAGCGGCTGGCGCTGGAGGACACCCAAGGCTGGGTTCAGGCCTGTGCGGTGGCCGACCTGATCTGGCTCGAGTCCCCCTCCAACCCCCTGCTAACGGTGGTGGATCTGGCGACCATCGCTCAAGCCCCGCGCAAACCCGGCGCAATCCTGGCGGTGGACAACACCTTCGCCACCCCCCTGAACCAGCAGCCCCTCGAGCTCGGGGCCACGGTATCCATCCAGTCCGTCACCAAGTTCATCGGCGGCCACTCCGACCTGCTGGGCGGGGTAGCCACCACCCGCGACGAAGCCCTCTGGCAGGCCCTCCGGCGGTCCCGCATGCTGAGCGGCGCTACCCCCGGTACCCTCGAGGCCTTCCTGGCCGTGCGGGGGGCCCGAACGCTCGAGCTGCGCCTGCAAAGAGCACAGCAGACCGCCCAGGTGCTGGCCGAACGCCTCGAGCAACACCCCCGGGTGGCCCGCGTGCGCTACCCGGGCCTGCCCTCCCACCCCACCCACGCCACAGCCCGACGCGTGCTGAAGGGCTTTGGCACCATCCTCTCCTTCGAGTTGCACGGCGGGGCAGCCCAGGCCGATGCGGTCTGCCAGCGCGTCCAGCTCATCCGCCACGCCACCAGCCTGGGGGCGGTGGAGTCCACCATGGAACGCCGGGCGGCCATCCCCGGGCAGGAGCACCTGCCGCCCTCCCTTCTGCGGCTTAGCGTGGGCATCGAGGATGCCGAAGACCTCTGGGCCGACCTCGACGCGGCCCTGCGGACGGCCTGGTAG